A genomic segment from Sulfuritalea hydrogenivorans sk43H encodes:
- a CDS encoding sulfurtransferase has protein sequence MKNLLMNSSRSFWLALTFLFGFIGTAFAADPLVDAAWVKANLGKSGIVVVDMQPTSDFLRGHIPGAASTDFAKSGWREERADKVPDMLPARFDKLATHIGSLGIDNNTHVVLVAPGGAYLDMGWATRIYWTFKVLGHDKVSILNGGMAAWTKDKTNPVETGAAKVAAKTFTPHPRMEMVASLDDVKASKAKGVMLVDSRPEDQYVGINRNPKATENGTLPGARNLPSGWTTENGGGMFRPKSELEKLFKVANVPTSGDQITFCNTGHLASIGWFVSSELVGNKKVKLYDGSMVEWTLVKAGPVEQKVSLK, from the coding sequence ATGAAGAACCTATTGATGAATAGCAGTCGGTCGTTCTGGCTGGCACTGACGTTCCTGTTCGGTTTCATCGGCACCGCCTTCGCCGCCGATCCGCTGGTCGACGCGGCCTGGGTCAAGGCCAACCTCGGCAAGTCGGGCATCGTCGTCGTGGACATGCAACCGACATCGGACTTCCTGCGCGGCCACATTCCCGGCGCGGCGAGCACGGATTTCGCCAAGTCGGGCTGGCGCGAGGAGCGTGCCGACAAGGTACCGGACATGCTGCCGGCCAGGTTCGACAAGCTCGCCACCCATATCGGCAGCCTCGGCATCGACAACAACACCCATGTCGTGCTGGTGGCGCCCGGCGGCGCCTATCTGGACATGGGCTGGGCCACGCGCATCTACTGGACCTTCAAGGTACTTGGCCACGACAAGGTGTCGATCCTCAACGGCGGCATGGCGGCCTGGACCAAGGACAAGACCAACCCGGTCGAAACCGGCGCCGCCAAGGTCGCGGCCAAGACCTTCACGCCGCATCCGCGCATGGAGATGGTCGCCAGCCTCGACGACGTGAAAGCCTCCAAGGCCAAGGGTGTGATGCTGGTGGATAGCCGTCCGGAAGACCAGTACGTCGGCATCAACCGCAATCCGAAAGCGACGGAAAACGGCACCCTGCCCGGCGCCAGGAACCTGCCATCGGGCTGGACCACCGAGAACGGTGGCGGCATGTTCCGACCCAAGTCCGAACTGGAAAAGCTGTTCAAGGTCGCCAATGTGCCCACCAGCGGCGACCAGATCACCTTCTGCAACACTGGCCATCTGGCTTCGATCGGCTGGTTCGTTTCCAGCGAACTGGTCGGCAACAAGAAGGTCAAGCTCTACGATGGCTCCATGGTTGAATGGACCCTGGTCAAGGCCGGCCCGGTGGAACAAAAGGTCAGCCTGAAATAA
- a CDS encoding c-type cytochrome has protein sequence MRICSLLAGLAAAFCCAAVQAAGEHERRLAAEVVVMAGDVRRLMAGEGGPLEREGLVKRLNGALSSLPLLLRRASENPKPVAAMRDSLARRDWRALSAALAALKQRHPFDARMLLAADPTPEMISLGASIHRTTCAGCHEAPAGDSLLPAKNLAVQIKSIPREEFAARLLLGVRGDRTASWVNPFDAPELAALIAFYSISR, from the coding sequence GTGCGCATTTGCTCCCTCCTTGCCGGACTGGCGGCGGCGTTTTGTTGCGCCGCCGTCCAGGCCGCGGGAGAGCACGAGCGGCGGCTGGCGGCCGAAGTCGTCGTGATGGCTGGCGATGTGCGCCGGCTGATGGCCGGTGAAGGAGGGCCGCTGGAACGCGAGGGACTGGTCAAGCGCCTGAACGGGGCGCTTTCTTCGCTGCCGTTGCTGTTGCGGCGGGCGAGTGAGAATCCCAAACCCGTCGCCGCGATGCGCGACTCGCTTGCCCGCAGGGACTGGCGCGCGCTTTCCGCTGCGCTCGCGGCCTTGAAGCAACGTCACCCGTTCGATGCACGCATGCTGCTGGCGGCCGATCCCACGCCGGAAATGATCAGCCTCGGCGCTTCGATCCATCGCACGACCTGCGCCGGCTGTCATGAAGCCCCTGCCGGTGACAGCCTGCTGCCGGCCAAAAATCTCGCCGTTCAGATCAAGTCGATACCGCGAGAAGAATTTGCCGCCCGCCTGCTGCTGGGTGTGCGTGGCGACCGAACGGCAAGCTGGGTCAATCCATTCGATGCCCCGGAGTTGGCCGCGCTCATCGCCTTCTATTCCATTTCGCGCTAG
- a CDS encoding 4Fe-4S dicluster domain-containing protein, whose product MSVGIPEFRPSRCVRYRYRYSECARCMDACPHQAIRLSDTRAAIDADQCRNCALCVSACRTGAFAADSFKPIDMLRQAIKTGRFSIACAPSGHPADAIVPCLGALDASLLAYIEKRRLPTTLFGASLCTDCAHGTKGAAQLAANLESVAELRAAAAPDPWLPIEVVEDTAAVAAEKPRFASARRHLFRRLLGRGVDEVAAVVEQKPTAQPVPDKAIRPGAYALTEQRELLQIVAGRKDGQPFQVAIHEALPALDITISPGCTVCEACFRVCPTGAITITENPGDWALLFQRDRCVGCAVCLEVCQPRVLDAAATFDLTPDQPARPLIRLAKQRCKRCDRFFVSPHPEETCRVCSDDQDAFTAIYG is encoded by the coding sequence GTGAGCGTCGGCATCCCGGAATTTCGCCCCTCGCGATGCGTGCGTTACCGCTATCGCTACAGCGAATGCGCGCGCTGTATGGATGCCTGTCCGCACCAGGCGATAAGGCTCTCCGATACCCGCGCGGCGATTGACGCGGACCAATGCCGCAACTGCGCGCTGTGCGTTTCCGCTTGTCGCACGGGCGCCTTTGCGGCGGACAGTTTCAAGCCCATCGACATGCTGCGCCAGGCGATCAAGACCGGGCGCTTCAGCATCGCCTGCGCGCCCTCGGGCCATCCCGCCGACGCGATCGTGCCCTGCCTCGGCGCACTCGATGCCTCGCTGCTGGCCTATATCGAAAAGCGCCGGCTGCCGACCACCTTGTTCGGCGCTTCCCTTTGTACCGATTGCGCGCATGGCACCAAGGGTGCGGCGCAACTGGCGGCGAACCTGGAGTCCGTGGCCGAGTTGCGGGCCGCTGCCGCGCCCGACCCATGGCTGCCGATCGAAGTCGTGGAAGACACCGCCGCGGTGGCCGCGGAAAAGCCGCGCTTCGCTTCCGCTCGCCGTCACCTGTTTCGCCGTCTGCTTGGCCGGGGCGTCGATGAAGTCGCTGCAGTCGTGGAGCAAAAGCCGACGGCCCAGCCCGTGCCCGACAAAGCCATCCGCCCCGGTGCCTATGCGCTGACGGAACAGCGCGAGCTGTTGCAGATCGTCGCCGGACGCAAGGACGGGCAGCCGTTTCAAGTCGCCATCCACGAGGCGCTACCGGCGCTCGACATCACCATCAGCCCCGGCTGCACCGTCTGCGAGGCCTGTTTTCGCGTTTGCCCCACCGGCGCCATCACGATCACCGAAAACCCCGGCGACTGGGCGCTGCTGTTTCAGCGCGATCGTTGCGTCGGTTGCGCGGTCTGCCTGGAAGTCTGCCAACCACGGGTGCTGGATGCCGCCGCGACATTCGATCTCACGCCCGATCAGCCGGCGCGACCGCTGATCCGCCTGGCCAAGCAGCGTTGCAAGCGCTGCGACCGCTTTTTTGTTTCACCGCATCCGGAAGAAACCTGCCGGGTTTGCAGCGACGATCAGGATGCCTTCACCGCCATCTACGGCTAG
- a CDS encoding TorD/DmsD family molecular chaperone: MLKNVLALDDSEEEVGAGETATVLASPAETAADWRARAEIYRLLSGVFVEEPGREFVTALRSPEALAQLAEAGLRFDADFLDAPQDALLEALAIEYTTQFASSGGFPPVESVRLTGRYKQQPNFDAMQTYKRLGFVLQPGRFEVFADQLGIELMFVAELLERGATALEQGDAVTHRRLEKEIKRFWSQHLGRWVRGYSRLIERTAEHSFYREMARFLGGFAAEEIEAMSLRIEDADQARLEVPKDDIRVEFNPNEPVCNGCMTDALSTTLSAPDNVRRLEEMRSLGDLR, from the coding sequence ATGCTGAAAAACGTACTGGCTCTGGATGACAGCGAAGAGGAAGTCGGCGCCGGCGAGACGGCGACCGTGCTGGCGTCGCCCGCCGAAACGGCAGCCGACTGGCGCGCCCGCGCCGAAATCTATCGCCTGCTCTCGGGCGTGTTCGTCGAAGAGCCGGGGCGCGAGTTCGTCACGGCGTTGCGCAGCCCGGAGGCGCTGGCACAACTTGCTGAAGCCGGCCTGCGCTTCGATGCTGATTTTCTGGATGCTCCGCAGGACGCGCTGCTCGAAGCGCTGGCCATCGAGTACACCACGCAGTTCGCCTCCTCCGGCGGCTTCCCGCCGGTAGAGTCGGTGCGACTGACCGGCCGCTACAAGCAGCAGCCGAATTTCGACGCCATGCAGACCTACAAGCGCCTCGGCTTCGTACTCCAGCCGGGCCGCTTCGAAGTGTTTGCCGATCAGCTGGGCATTGAATTGATGTTCGTCGCCGAGCTGCTGGAGCGCGGGGCGACTGCGCTGGAGCAAGGCGACGCCGTCACGCATCGCCGCCTGGAAAAGGAAATCAAGCGCTTCTGGAGCCAGCATCTCGGACGCTGGGTGCGCGGCTACAGCCGCCTGATCGAACGCACCGCCGAGCACTCGTTCTACCGTGAAATGGCGCGTTTCCTCGGTGGCTTCGCGGCCGAGGAAATCGAGGCGATGAGCCTGCGCATCGAAGATGCCGACCAGGCGCGGCTGGAGGTGCCCAAGGACGACATCCGCGTCGAATTCAATCCAAACGAACCGGTTTGCAACGGCTGCATGACGGACGCGCTGTCCACCACGCTGTCGGCGCCCGACAATGTGCGGCGCCTGGAGGAAATGCGCAGCCTGGGCGATCTGCGATAG
- a CDS encoding molybdopterin-dependent oxidoreductase — protein MEMPKVTRRTFLKVSATTGAAAAAAPRLLNAMEHELGGKDFGPVTGAERKAIPINCHVCNIQDGAIAYVENDRVVKLEGNPEHVSTRGRLCAKGNAGMWYSYDPDRILYPLKRVGARGEGKWKRITWDEALTELAGKLDAALKEDPNTIMLKYGRNRSGGAVDRFMKTLGSATVVNHTSVCESSKKIGMEPTWGPDIETPDFANAKYVLNFGSNILEAAYFHNPLSQRVTEGRVDNHMKIVTFDVRLSNTAGFSDEWVPVHPGTDGAVALAMGHVILRDDLQDSEFIETWTNVTVKELKEHYKQFTPEWASKISGVPAETIERIATEFATTKPATLFTYRGPAKHLYGSYNERSCMMLPIMTGNVEKKGGYCLPRGMGWPQPSPEPGKPKKDSYLAHPTEYPLAGHKVSHLVPFWIADGKQKINVYFTYQDNPVYTNPGAMAVWGKLFKDEKLIPYLVSMSPFMGEETALADLILPDCPYLERWEPESMPNSLWPWLGIRQPVHKSLGESRENRIMMRDIIWKLDPDGKRGMKQFWNFKDGEDYMRHHFDNVPGLKEAGGLNFLKKHGVWPIYGKLNPKTGKVSDKTGREIKAEYGLFKKELSAADMAGTATDKNGVITKNGKAIGVKRNGKNYVGFPTGNRIINVRVDKWAEYGFNPMPTFKRIPWHEAMKDDELVMVTFKLNVMKQSRTAAVKWLAEIAHSNPMWIGTSTAAKLGIKTGDLVRVESKVGHLVTKAYVTEGIHPRTVAIPTGFGHWEYGRLATLKLKDKKSEASHGADDPDLNNVWWDDKGVHPNNIIPVVADPIGGSQGWYDTVVKVTKAGPNDKYGDSQGDWEKHYAAYKETMRYAYTGDLHRKMHPEMASWAGPGSVKHHEGGGH, from the coding sequence ATGGAAATGCCAAAAGTCACGCGTCGCACCTTCCTCAAGGTCAGCGCCACCACCGGTGCTGCCGCTGCTGCCGCCCCCCGTCTGCTCAACGCCATGGAGCACGAACTGGGCGGCAAGGATTTCGGCCCGGTCACCGGCGCCGAACGCAAGGCCATCCCGATCAACTGCCACGTCTGCAACATCCAGGACGGCGCCATCGCCTATGTCGAGAACGACCGCGTGGTCAAGCTCGAAGGCAATCCGGAGCATGTCTCGACGCGCGGCCGGCTCTGCGCCAAGGGCAACGCCGGCATGTGGTACAGCTACGACCCGGATCGCATCCTTTATCCGCTGAAGCGCGTCGGTGCGCGCGGCGAGGGCAAGTGGAAGCGCATCACCTGGGACGAGGCGCTGACCGAACTCGCCGGCAAGCTCGATGCGGCGCTCAAGGAAGACCCCAACACCATCATGCTGAAATACGGCCGCAACCGCTCCGGCGGTGCCGTCGATCGCTTCATGAAGACACTGGGCTCGGCCACCGTGGTCAATCACACCTCGGTCTGCGAATCGTCGAAGAAGATCGGCATGGAACCCACCTGGGGCCCGGACATCGAGACGCCGGACTTCGCCAATGCCAAGTACGTGCTCAATTTCGGCTCCAACATCCTTGAAGCCGCCTACTTCCACAACCCGCTGTCGCAGCGCGTGACGGAAGGCCGCGTCGACAACCACATGAAGATCGTCACCTTCGACGTGCGGCTGTCGAACACCGCCGGCTTCTCCGACGAGTGGGTGCCGGTGCATCCGGGGACCGACGGCGCGGTGGCCCTGGCCATGGGCCATGTGATCCTGCGCGACGACCTGCAGGACAGCGAGTTCATCGAGACCTGGACCAATGTCACGGTGAAGGAACTCAAGGAGCATTACAAGCAATTCACCCCGGAATGGGCGTCGAAGATTTCCGGCGTGCCGGCCGAAACCATCGAGCGCATCGCGACCGAGTTCGCCACCACCAAGCCGGCCACGCTATTCACTTATCGCGGCCCGGCCAAGCACCTCTACGGCTCCTACAACGAGCGCTCCTGCATGATGCTGCCGATCATGACCGGCAACGTCGAGAAAAAGGGCGGCTACTGCCTGCCGCGCGGCATGGGCTGGCCGCAGCCGAGCCCGGAGCCGGGCAAGCCGAAGAAGGATTCCTACCTCGCGCACCCGACCGAATACCCGCTGGCCGGGCACAAGGTCAGTCACCTGGTGCCCTTCTGGATCGCCGACGGCAAGCAGAAGATCAACGTCTACTTCACCTACCAGGACAATCCGGTCTATACCAATCCCGGCGCCATGGCGGTATGGGGAAAATTGTTCAAGGACGAGAAGCTGATTCCCTACCTGGTGTCGATGAGCCCCTTCATGGGCGAGGAGACCGCGCTGGCCGACCTGATCCTGCCCGACTGCCCGTATCTGGAGCGCTGGGAACCGGAATCGATGCCCAATTCGCTATGGCCGTGGTTGGGCATTCGCCAGCCGGTGCACAAGTCGCTGGGCGAATCGCGCGAAAACCGCATCATGATGCGCGACATCATCTGGAAGCTGGATCCCGACGGCAAGCGCGGCATGAAGCAGTTCTGGAACTTCAAGGATGGCGAGGATTACATGCGCCACCACTTCGACAACGTGCCCGGACTCAAGGAAGCCGGCGGCCTCAACTTCCTCAAGAAGCATGGCGTCTGGCCGATCTACGGCAAGCTCAATCCGAAGACCGGCAAGGTGTCGGACAAGACCGGCCGCGAAATCAAGGCCGAGTACGGCCTGTTCAAGAAGGAGTTGTCCGCCGCCGACATGGCCGGCACGGCGACCGACAAGAACGGCGTCATCACCAAGAACGGCAAGGCCATCGGCGTCAAGCGCAACGGCAAGAACTACGTCGGCTTCCCCACCGGCAACCGCATCATCAACGTGCGCGTCGACAAGTGGGCCGAGTATGGCTTCAACCCGATGCCGACCTTCAAGCGCATTCCGTGGCACGAGGCGATGAAGGACGACGAACTGGTGATGGTCACCTTCAAGCTCAACGTGATGAAGCAGTCGCGCACGGCGGCGGTGAAATGGCTGGCCGAGATCGCCCACAGCAACCCGATGTGGATCGGCACCAGCACGGCGGCCAAGCTCGGCATCAAGACCGGTGATCTGGTGCGCGTCGAGTCGAAGGTGGGCCACCTCGTCACCAAGGCCTACGTCACCGAGGGCATCCACCCGAGGACAGTGGCCATCCCGACCGGCTTCGGCCACTGGGAATACGGCCGCCTGGCCACGCTCAAGCTGAAGGACAAGAAGAGCGAAGCCAGCCACGGTGCGGACGATCCGGACCTCAACAACGTCTGGTGGGACGACAAGGGCGTCCATCCCAACAACATCATCCCGGTGGTGGCCGATCCGATCGGCGGCTCGCAGGGCTGGTACGACACCGTGGTCAAGGTGACCAAGGCCGGCCCGAACGACAAATACGGCGATTCGCAAGGGGATTGGGAGAAGCACTACGCGGCCTACAAGGAAACCATGCGCTACGCCTACACCGGCGACCTGCATCGCAAGATGCACCCGGAGATGGCGTCGTGGGCCGGCCCCGGCAGCGTCAAGCACCATGAAGGCGGCGGCCATTGA
- the nrfD gene encoding NrfD/PsrC family molybdoenzyme membrane anchor subunit yields the protein MGEYVWFHDVSWHASYAVYFFIIGILAGLSFMSYGSWITPALRPLREKAAYGSMVLLALGGMLLIADLSQPLRFFNVLNPAYLNFTSPLAWGSLNIVAFGVCSVLYILELRKAEDSARGKMLALVTALLALGLPVYTGYDLSVHQSRPVWNTPIMPVLFVALAVASGSAVGALLTGGNDAAQKVLREYMLWSTGAVGVILVSILGTTNYGGSAQELTFIIMTTGTMGMIFIGVGLLAGTAAPVALLLAAHVREQQTGLMLSAVLILVGSAALRYALLMGPQQLQTLY from the coding sequence ATGGGTGAATACGTCTGGTTTCACGATGTGTCATGGCACGCGAGCTATGCCGTCTATTTTTTCATTATCGGCATTCTCGCCGGCCTGTCGTTCATGTCCTACGGCTCCTGGATCACGCCGGCGCTGAGACCGCTGCGTGAAAAAGCGGCTTACGGTTCGATGGTGTTGCTGGCGCTGGGCGGCATGCTGCTGATCGCCGATCTGTCGCAACCGCTGCGCTTCTTCAATGTCCTCAACCCGGCCTACCTCAACTTCACCTCGCCGCTGGCCTGGGGCTCGTTGAACATCGTCGCCTTCGGCGTTTGCTCGGTGTTGTACATCCTTGAGCTGCGCAAGGCGGAAGACAGCGCGCGCGGCAAGATGCTGGCGCTGGTCACCGCGCTGCTGGCGCTGGGCCTGCCGGTCTACACCGGCTACGACCTTTCGGTGCACCAGTCGCGGCCGGTGTGGAACACGCCGATCATGCCTGTGCTGTTCGTCGCCCTGGCCGTCGCCTCCGGTTCCGCCGTCGGCGCGCTGCTGACCGGCGGCAATGACGCCGCGCAGAAGGTCTTGCGTGAGTACATGCTGTGGTCGACCGGCGCCGTGGGCGTGATCCTGGTCTCCATTCTCGGCACCACCAACTACGGCGGATCGGCGCAGGAACTGACCTTCATCATCATGACCACCGGCACCATGGGAATGATCTTCATCGGGGTCGGCCTGCTGGCGGGCACCGCGGCTCCCGTAGCGCTTCTACTGGCCGCCCATGTGCGCGAGCAGCAGACCGGTTTGATGCTGTCCGCCGTGCTGATCCTGGTCGGCAGTGCCGCCCTGCGCTATGCCCTGCTGATGGGCCCCCAGCAATTGCAGACCCTGTACTGA
- a CDS encoding 4Fe-4S dicluster domain-containing protein: protein MSEELRVSPIETRGIAGKRRFAMVVDTRRCIGCMACQVACKAEYDTPLGVNRTWVPYKVVGKYPNVKRQFLPRLCNHCDDAPCVRNCPVDATFKVEDGGFILQRYERCIGCRSCMAACPYNARFMLPSHRTYTPITNVVDKCTFCFHRVSQNLVPACVQTCIGRSRVFGDINDPNSEVSYLVANNPTQVLRPEEGTKPHVFYIGADRNATEFGRDAYHKPEVMEPERSAFKRNFKI, encoded by the coding sequence ATGAGTGAAGAATTGAGGGTCTCTCCCATCGAGACACGCGGCATCGCCGGCAAGAGGCGTTTTGCCATGGTGGTCGATACGCGGCGCTGCATCGGCTGCATGGCCTGCCAGGTTGCGTGCAAGGCCGAATACGACACCCCGCTCGGGGTCAATCGCACCTGGGTTCCCTACAAGGTCGTCGGCAAGTATCCCAACGTCAAACGACAGTTCCTGCCTCGCCTGTGCAACCACTGCGACGACGCGCCCTGCGTGCGTAACTGCCCGGTGGACGCCACCTTCAAGGTCGAGGACGGCGGCTTCATTCTGCAGCGCTACGAGCGCTGCATCGGCTGCCGCTCCTGCATGGCGGCCTGCCCCTACAACGCGCGCTTCATGCTGCCGTCCCATCGCACTTACACGCCGATCACCAACGTGGTCGACAAGTGCACCTTCTGTTTCCACCGCGTATCGCAAAACCTGGTGCCGGCCTGCGTGCAGACCTGCATCGGACGCTCGCGCGTGTTCGGCGACATCAACGATCCGAACAGCGAGGTGTCGTATCTGGTGGCGAACAACCCGACCCAGGTGCTGCGCCCGGAAGAAGGCACCAAGCCGCACGTCTTCTACATCGGCGCCGATCGCAACGCGACCGAGTTCGGCCGCGATGCCTACCACAAGCCCGAAGTGATGGAACCCGAGCGTTCCGCCTTCAAGCGCAATTTCAAGATCTGA
- a CDS encoding substrate-binding domain-containing protein translates to MLRCKVLRARNAVEIGNHTAAFALIIVVMNAGDHSSARLRRRFFLQSALVVAAIPLLPVRAEPGALRIGLTPVFLDDQMSFLTRWRVWLERRLKRPVMFVQRGSYREVLDLIRGGKIDFAWICGYPYVRYRHELRLVAVPLWRGRPYYQSYLIVPADDRKSNALTDLRGKVFAYSDPDSNSGYLYPQYRLTTLGENPATFFSRNFFTWGHRKVVEAVGVGLSDGGAVDGYVWETLAETHPALTRATRIIERSPDLGHPPFAARPDIPEQELQQFRAALLGMPADAEGAELLRLLRLDGFVAGQPSLFDEIARMAARVRRA, encoded by the coding sequence ATGCTGCGCTGCAAGGTGCTACGCGCACGTAACGCGGTGGAAATTGGAAATCACACAGCTGCGTTCGCGCTTATCATCGTTGTCATGAATGCAGGCGATCACAGTTCCGCAAGGCTGCGTCGACGGTTCTTCCTTCAGTCGGCGCTAGTCGTTGCCGCGATACCGCTATTGCCCGTGCGGGCAGAGCCCGGCGCCTTGCGCATCGGGCTGACCCCCGTCTTCCTCGACGACCAGATGAGTTTTCTGACGCGCTGGCGTGTGTGGCTGGAACGCCGCCTGAAGCGCCCGGTGATGTTCGTGCAAAGGGGCAGCTACCGGGAAGTGCTGGACCTGATTCGTGGCGGCAAGATCGATTTTGCCTGGATCTGCGGCTATCCCTATGTGCGTTATCGGCACGAGTTGCGCCTGGTGGCCGTACCTCTTTGGCGGGGACGCCCGTACTACCAGTCCTATCTCATCGTACCGGCCGATGACCGGAAGTCGAACGCGCTGACCGACCTGCGTGGCAAGGTGTTCGCCTATTCTGATCCCGACTCCAATTCAGGTTACCTCTATCCTCAGTACCGGCTGACCACCCTGGGGGAGAATCCGGCGACGTTCTTTTCCCGCAATTTCTTCACATGGGGCCACCGCAAGGTGGTCGAAGCCGTCGGCGTCGGGCTGTCCGATGGCGGTGCGGTGGACGGTTATGTCTGGGAGACCCTGGCCGAAACCCATCCTGCGCTTACACGCGCCACGCGAATCATCGAAAGATCGCCGGACCTCGGCCACCCGCCGTTCGCGGCACGCCCGGACATACCGGAACAGGAACTGCAGCAGTTTCGCGCCGCCCTGCTGGGGATGCCTGCCGATGCCGAGGGCGCGGAATTGCTGCGCCTGTTGCGACTGGATGGCTTTGTCGCCGGGCAGCCTTCCTTGTTCGACGAGATTGCCCGAATGGCGGCGCGGGTGCGACGGGCATGA
- a CDS encoding sensor histidine kinase translates to MIVLADLSLRWKIPLRVMGAVLGTALAVTAALVTREYDEMRQNLEVHAKSLARVLANTLVAPVLHDDIWRAYEILQSARDPVAIVPELQADVVLVTDAEFRVFVSSRPRDFPIGSSPASQGGVYGRLRAAMMKAKLTEQQVIEPADSAHYFVMSPLTADGVALGHVILGYSKVSFLPRFIGLVGQAAFVTLLVLVLIMPISWVWARRTGAPLLALAEAMRHVPGQLEMASLANLPRSRDEIGQLGDAFGRMVSELKKKEDLEEQMLVTERLAAVGRLSAGIAHEINNPLGGMLTAIKTYQRHGAGDPLANQTLALLERGLSQIRNTVAALLVETKPTDRPFQPADIDDLLILVEAEAHARSVTIVAEGPLEHPLSLPATLMRQILLNLLLNAIAAADEGGRVRVGLTTSDGMLRISVCNDGKHIPDEQMAYLFEPFASGREKGYGLGLWVVYQIVQQLGGGLTVDSEPGCTTFRVEIPYAEN, encoded by the coding sequence ATGATCGTCCTGGCCGATCTTTCGCTGCGCTGGAAGATTCCGCTGCGCGTCATGGGGGCCGTGCTGGGCACGGCCCTGGCGGTCACCGCCGCGCTGGTAACGCGCGAGTACGACGAAATGCGCCAGAATCTCGAGGTCCATGCCAAAAGCCTGGCACGGGTGCTGGCCAACACGCTGGTGGCGCCGGTACTGCACGACGACATCTGGCGCGCCTACGAAATCCTCCAGTCGGCTCGTGACCCGGTCGCCATCGTTCCCGAATTGCAGGCTGACGTGGTGCTGGTGACCGACGCGGAATTTCGGGTATTCGTGTCCAGTCGGCCGCGCGATTTTCCGATCGGCAGCAGTCCGGCGAGTCAGGGCGGTGTTTATGGTCGATTGCGCGCCGCCATGATGAAAGCCAAACTCACCGAGCAGCAGGTGATCGAGCCGGCCGATTCCGCCCATTACTTCGTCATGTCGCCGCTGACAGCCGACGGCGTTGCGCTCGGCCATGTCATTCTCGGCTATTCAAAAGTCTCGTTTCTGCCGCGATTCATCGGCTTGGTGGGGCAGGCGGCCTTCGTTACCCTGCTGGTACTCGTGCTGATCATGCCAATTTCATGGGTTTGGGCGCGGCGAACGGGCGCGCCCCTGCTCGCCCTGGCCGAGGCCATGCGCCATGTGCCAGGCCAACTTGAGATGGCGAGCCTCGCAAACCTGCCCAGGAGTCGCGACGAGATCGGACAGTTGGGTGATGCCTTTGGCCGCATGGTGAGTGAGTTGAAGAAGAAGGAAGACCTGGAGGAGCAGATGCTGGTCACGGAACGGCTGGCGGCTGTCGGACGGTTGTCGGCGGGCATTGCGCACGAAATCAACAATCCGCTGGGAGGCATGCTGACCGCCATCAAGACCTATCAGCGCCACGGCGCCGGAGATCCATTGGCGAACCAGACACTGGCCTTGCTGGAGCGGGGGCTTTCGCAGATACGCAATACCGTTGCCGCGCTGCTGGTAGAAACCAAGCCAACGGACCGCCCGTTCCAGCCGGCGGATATCGACGATCTGCTGATCCTGGTCGAGGCCGAGGCACATGCGCGTTCGGTCACCATCGTCGCGGAAGGCCCGCTCGAGCATCCGCTTTCGCTGCCTGCCACGCTGATGCGTCAGATCCTGCTCAATCTCCTGCTCAATGCCATTGCCGCCGCCGACGAGGGTGGCCGCGTCAGGGTCGGTCTCACGACCAGCGACGGAATGCTGCGGATTTCCGTATGCAACGACGGCAAACATATTCCCGACGAACAGATGGCCTATCTTTTCGAACCCTTTGCCAGCGGTCGCGAGAAGGGCTACGGTCTCGGGCTTTGGGTGGTCTATCAGATCGTGCAGCAACTCGGCGGCGGGCTTACCGTGGATAGCGAGCCCGGCTGCACGACCTTCCGCGTCGAAATACCTTATGCCGAGAACTGA